TCCAAGAGCTGCGAACGCTCTGTTGTTGAAACTGCCGTCTCAATTTGGTTAGCAAGTTCACTTAGTGTTGAAGTTGGTACAAAACTGACCGTTGAATCTTGCCTTTCGGCAATAATTTGGAGTCCCGCTCCTGCAAGGGTCGGCTCAACCAATTCCGCGGCCATTGTTGCCGAGGTTGGGCTGATAACATCCATCGCGTGACCGGTCATACCTGGTTGCGGTGTTAGTTCTGTTACTGCAAAAACAAGTGCCACGACTAGCGTGCCGAAAACAATATGCTGGAGACCTAAGCCTGAGTTGTCCATTTAATTTCCCCCGGTAACCCTGGATTTCAATTGATATATTCAAGCTAACACAGCAAATATTGTTCGTCTTTGTCTGCGAGAGTGAGGCGGTGGTAGGGAATGGGTGCTTATAGGATCTGATGTGGGACAACAGACTCCACGATGGCCGCTATGAGCAGAAGACCGATCCCTGCAAAAATTCCCTGAAGGCAGGGAATTAGGTACTTTCTATGATGAGGCCCATCATTTTGCTGCCACAAAATAGATTTTGATAGTTTGATCGCGCTCAGAGAAACACAAATATAAGCCAGGGCCTCTAGCCCCAAGTGAGGCAGAATGGCAAGTGCGATTTGACCGGCGATGACGAGGGTTCCTAGAACGCTCGCGTCCTGAGAAAAGTGCATCGTCATAAAAGCCAGGCTTAAGCCCCAGACACAGGCATTCCACGAGAGAATCAAAACTGCGGCGTAGCCTCGATACAAAAAAGAGAGAATAAAGACGGTGAGAAGAACCCCGCTGTTATGTTGAAAGGTTCCGATCCAGTCTATGGCTACAGGCCCACGCATCGCCGCAGGGTTGATGCCAGCTGCCTCCATGATGAGTCCGTAAGATTGCATCAAAACGTTGGGTGATGAGGTCACGGTAACCGCCACAAAAGCCCACAAGAGCCCAGTGAACAGCGCTAGGATATCAATTGCCTCATTCTTGAAATCGATGTCAGCCAAGACCACGTTAAATCGGGTGGTAAGCGCAGCCGAAAATAGGAAAATCGCGATGAGTCCACTTTCCGAGCTGCCAATTAAGCGTGGTATGAGCGCAATGGTTAGCAGGGCGACGAGAAAGCTCTCCAGCGTAAGTTGGAAGTGGCGACCCCACCACTTTTGCTTAAGAGGTGATAAAAAGGCGTGTGAGAGAAAAGTCGTCTCCCGCTTAACGAGGACCGAAAGACAAGCGGCAAGTTGCTCTTGGCTGATGTGACCTTGGTCAACCAAGATATCGCCAAGCTTGTGGCCTGATTTCTTTTGTTGTGTGAGAGCGGCATCAATGGTCTCGCCCGAAACACCGTAGAGAGCCTGGACAATCTCGCCGAGAGGGCGCCCCGTAAAGTATTCGGTGGAACGCTGTTCACTGGTGGAACGCTTTACTGAGCCATCGGAAGCCATAGGAGCATCGTACCCACAAAGTCAGTCTCAAAGCCAACTTGCCCGCTTTACGAAAGGCAGGGTTGGATATACAAGCCGGAGGTCGATACGGGTCAGGGGAATTCACAAATGCTTCGAATAGTTAAATGGTTACGCGAACCACTCTTGCACTTTGTTCTACTGGGCAGTGCGTTATTTTGTTTGGCCGGTGGCGGATTGACGAGTGCAGAGAGCGACATTGTCGTCACCACAAGTTTAACAAAGGCATTGGCCGCTGACTTTGAGAGAAAGCATGGTGTTGTGCCTAATGCCGAGCAGCTTAGTGGTTTGATAAGTACCTGGGTTGAAGATGAGATGCTTTACCGGGAGGCCAAAAAACTCGGCTTGGACGAGAGTGACCCTGTGATGAGACGCCGCTTGATTCAGTCGATGCGGTTTTTAGCCGAGGATGAGGCGGCCGCTATGTCACCTACACGGCAAGAATTAGAAAGTGTCTTGGAAAAGAACCCGGATGTCTTTAAGGTCCTGCCGACTGTCACTTTCGAGCATGTCTTTTTTAAGAAAGGCAAACCGGCGCCAAGTTCGATGTCTAAACTCTTAGAGGGGTTGCGAAGCGGGGATTCGACCATCCGGGGTGACCCATTTATTCACGGGCGAGATCAGGTTGGGCTTACTCGCCCTCGCATTCATACTCTCTTGGGCGAATCTTTTGCCGATGCGGTTTTCGATCTAAAACCGGGCCAATGGCACGGGCCTATTACATCAAGCTTTGGTGAGCACTTGGTTCTGCTAAAGGAGCGCACGCAGGGAGAGGCTCCTGCGCTTGATGCGGTTGCCAACCAAGTTCAGAATGTGTGGCGAAATAACAAGCGCAACGAAGCCCTCACGCTTAGGCTAGAGGAACTGGAGAAAGTCTATCGAGTTGTTGAGGAAAGTGCGCCTCAATGAACCGGTGGTTGATTACGATAGTCGTTGGGATTTTATTGAGCGTGAATACTGCCTGGGGGCATGGTTCATCTCTCGCGGTTTTCAAGGTGGCCCAGCAAAGCTCAAGCAGCTATGACATTCTCTGGAAAGTGAATCGAGCGGCCGCGGCCGCCACAATCCATGACCTTCAATTCCCTGAAAGTTGTAGCTTCGATGGTGAGCCGGAAAGGCTTACGCGAGAGGGCATAACCCGAACCCGGGCCTATCTCTTGTGCAATTCTGAAGTTGGCTTGGGGATGGTTAAGTTTCCCACGGACCCGCCAGGACTCCATGTCATGATTGAGGCATCGTTCTTAGAGGGAGAATCTTTGACTCTCTTGTTACGGGACGAACGTGAGGCACAAATAGCGCCCAGCGCTGCTTTGGGTTTATGGGCGATGGTTCAAGATTATATCTTCATTGGTGTTGAACATATTTTACTGGGTCCAGACCATCTGCTTTTCGTTTTGGGACTCTTGCTTATTACAGTCTCGGCTCGGAAACTTATTTATGCAGTGACCGCCTTTACAATTGCACACAGCATCACGCTTGCGCTAGCCGTGCTGGGGCTTTTAACTCTGCGTTCAGAGCCAGTTGAGGCCTGCATCGCATTGAGTATTGTGCTCTTAGCGCATGAGGTTTTAACCGATTCGGAGACTCTTTCTAAACGTTTGCCGTGGCTGGTTGCTTTTGGCTTTGGTCTTTTGCACGGATTGGGCTTTGCGGGAGCGCTTCAAGAAGTGGGCTTGCCTGATTCACAACTTCCAATTGCTCTCGTTAGCTTTAATGTTGGGGTAGAGGTTGGCCAGCTTCTTTTTGTCTGGGTTGTATGGCAGGGT
This is a stretch of genomic DNA from Deltaproteobacteria bacterium. It encodes these proteins:
- a CDS encoding peptidyl-prolyl cis-trans isomerase, yielding MLRIVKWLREPLLHFVLLGSALFCLAGGGLTSAESDIVVTTSLTKALAADFERKHGVVPNAEQLSGLISTWVEDEMLYREAKKLGLDESDPVMRRRLIQSMRFLAEDEAAAMSPTRQELESVLEKNPDVFKVLPTVTFEHVFFKKGKPAPSSMSKLLEGLRSGDSTIRGDPFIHGRDQVGLTRPRIHTLLGESFADAVFDLKPGQWHGPITSSFGEHLVLLKERTQGEAPALDAVANQVQNVWRNNKRNEALTLRLEELEKVYRVVEESAPQ
- a CDS encoding HupE/UreJ family protein, which produces MNRWLITIVVGILLSVNTAWGHGSSLAVFKVAQQSSSSYDILWKVNRAAAAATIHDLQFPESCSFDGEPERLTREGITRTRAYLLCNSEVGLGMVKFPTDPPGLHVMIEASFLEGESLTLLLRDEREAQIAPSAALGLWAMVQDYIFIGVEHILLGPDHLLFVLGLLLITVSARKLIYAVTAFTIAHSITLALAVLGLLTLRSEPVEACIALSIVLLAHEVLTDSETLSKRLPWLVAFGFGLLHGLGFAGALQEVGLPDSQLPIALVSFNVGVEVGQLLFVWVVWQGIQWIRVRNEAWGRNIRTCTAYGMGTVAVYWVIERVGLVLSLA